One Ananas comosus cultivar F153 linkage group 1, ASM154086v1, whole genome shotgun sequence DNA window includes the following coding sequences:
- the LOC109722636 gene encoding thiol protease SEN102-like has translation MGRAHLLALLVLALAFSASHSIPFDEKDLASEESLWNLYERWRSHHTVSRDLGEKHKRFNVFKENVKFIHEFNKKDEPYKLKLNKFGDMTSEEFKRTYAGSKIQHHRSFRGAPRGSGSFVYENVHDVPASVDWREKGAVTGVKDQGQCGSCWAFSTVVAVEGINYIKTKELVSLSEQELVDCDTSNNNGCNGGLMDYAFEFIKKNGGITSEAEYPYKAEDGTCDASKKDSPAVSIDGHEDVPANDEDALMKAVANQPVSVAIEASGMFFQFYSEGVFSGWCGTELDHGVAVVGYGTTQDGTKYWIVKNSWGTEWGEKGYIRMKRGIKAKHGLCGIAMEPSYPIKTSPNPSKKHTAAAKDEL, from the exons ATGGGGAGAGCTCACTTGCTAGCCTTGTTAGTATTAGCATTGGCCTTTTCAGCGTCCCATAGCATTCCCTTCGACGAGAAGGACCTCGCGTCGGAGGAGAGCCTGTGGAACTTGTACGAGCGGTGGCGGAGCCACCACACCGTGTCGAGGGACCTCGGCGAGAAGCACAAGCGGTTCAACGTGTTCAAGGAGAACGTCAAGTTCATCCACGAGTTCAACAAGAAGGACGAGCCCTACAAGCTCAAGCTCAACAAGTTCGGCGACATGACCAGCGAGGAGTTCAAGCGGACGTACGCCGGTTCCAAGATACAGCACCATAGATCGTTCCGTGGGGCTCCGCGTGGTTCGGGGAGTTTCGTGTACGAAAATGTCCATGATGTCCCTGCTTCGGTTGATTGGAGGGAGAAGGGTGCAGTCACTGGCGTCAAGGATCAGGGCCAATGCG GGAGCTGCTGGGCGTTTTCGACCGTTGTGGCCGTGGAGGGCATAAATTATATCAAGACTAAGGAACTTGTTTCGTTGTCGGAACAAGAGCTCGTCGATTGCGACACGAGCAACAACAACGGGTGCAATGGAGGTCTCATGGACTATGCCTTTGAGTTCATCAAGAAAAACGGAGGTATTACTTCAGAAGCCGAGTATCCGTATAAAGCAGAGGATGGAACATGCGATGCCTCCAAG AAGGATTCTCCAGCGGTTTCGATCGACGGGCACGAGGATGTTCCTGCAAACGACGAGGATGCTCTAATGAAAGCTGTGGCTAATCAGCCAGTGTCTGTCGCCATAGAAGCGAGTGGCATGTTCTTCCAGTTCTACTCCGAG GGTGTTTTCTCCGGATGGTGCGGAACAGAACTGGACCACGGGGTCGCCGTAGTGGGCTACGGGACAACGCAGGACGGGACGAAATACTGGATCGTTAAGAATTCATGGGGAACCGAGTGGGGTGAGAAGGGCTACATAAGAATGAAGCGCGGAATCAAAGCCAAGCACGGGCTCTGCGGCATCGCCATGGAGCCTTCTTATCCCATCAAGACATCCCCTAATCCTTCAAAGAAACATACTGCAGCTGCGAAGGATGAGCTCTAA